The DNA region GCGATGCGGCGCTCCGTGTCAAGGTAACCGCCGCAAGCGCCGACAACACGATCGCCCGCGTCATCAAACTCGTCGAAGAAGCGCAGGAATCGAAAGCGCCGACCGAACGTTTCATCGACCGCTTCTCGCGCTACTACACGCCGGGCGTCGTCGCGGCTGCGGCATTTGTCGCGATCATCCCGCCGCTCCTTGCCGATGGCGCCTGGGACGAATGGATCTATAAGGGACTGGCGATCCTGCTGATCGGCTGCCCCTGTGCTCTGGTGATCTCGACGCCCGCTGCAATCGCCGCTTCGCTATCGGCAGGCGCCCGGCGTGGATTGCTGATGAAGGGTGGCGCGGTTCTGGAAACACTCGGCAAGATTACCGCCGTCGCGCTCGACAAGACCGGTACGCTGACCGAAGGCAAGCCGAAGGTGACCGACATCGTGCCCTTCGAATTGACGGCGGCCCAGGTGCTTTCGCGCACCGCCGTCCTGGAAAGAAACTCCAGCCATCCTCTCGCATTGGCAATCCTCGATCGGGCAAAGAGCGACAAGGTACCCGTACCGCCTGCATTCGACGTGGAGGCCATTCCCGGCAAGGGCATGACCGGACGCGTCGGCGGCGAAAGGCTTGACCTTCTCTCTCCGTCTGCCGCCCGCGCGACGGGCGCGCTGACGGCGGAACACGAGGAATGCATCGCTGCATTGAACGAACAGGGCAAAAGCGTGTCAGTTCTCCTCGTCGACGGAAAAGCAGCTGGTCTCATCGCCATGCGCGACGAGCCGCGCCGAGATGCAAAGGTTGGTCTCAAGATGCTGACCGATGCCGGCGTCCGGATCGTCATGCTGACCGGCGACAACGAGCGCACGGCAAAGGCGATCGGCGAACAGCTTGCTATCGATGTCCGAGCCGAGCTCATGCCCGGAGACAAGCAGCGTATCGTCGGCGAGCTGAAGCGCGAAGGCTTCGTCGTCGCCAAGGTCGGCGACGGCATCAATGACGCCCCTGCCCTGGCGGCCGCAGACGTCGGCATCGCCATGGGCGGCGGAACGGACGTGGCGCTGGAGGCTGCCGATGCGGCGGTCCTGCATGGACGCGTCGGCGACGTGGCGGCGATGATCGAGCTTTCCAAGCGGACAATGCGCAACATCTTCGAAAACATTGCCATCGCGCTCGGCCTGAAGGCGGTCTTCCTCGTCACGACCGTCATCGGCCTCACAGGCCTCTGGCCCGCGATCCTCGCCGACACGGGCGCCACTGTGCTGGTGACTATGAATGCGCTGCGTTTGCTGCGGCCCGTACGATAGCGCAGCCAACCACAGCTTGTGATGAATTTTCGATGACACGGGAACCATATCGCGGTCCGCGCATTCCCGAGTCCGGCTGCATTTGTCGAATGCAGGTCTGGGCAAATCTCAACGGGAGGACATCATGGACCGCAGAAATCTTACGGCATTGCTCGGCATCCTTGCCGTCGTCGGCTACCAGAACCGCGACAAGATTGCCGCAACGCTCCGGGAGATGACACAGGACGGCGCACAACCGCAGCCAGTTGGCACGGAAACTGCCGGAACATCTTCGCAGTCTTCTGGCGAAGGCTTGGGCGGACTCCTCGGCGGCCTTGGTGACCTCGTCAAGGGCGGCTCCGCCGGCGGTGTCCTGAGCGGCGGCCTTGGCGGCTTGCTCGATCAGTTCACCAAGAATGGCTATGGCGATACGGCGGATTCATGGGTATCGCCCGGCGCGAACAGGCCGATCGACGACCGCCAGCTCTCGCAGGCGCTCGGCCCGGACGTGATCGGGGAACTCACCTCGAAGACGGGCTTGAGCGAGGACGAGATTCTGAGACGCCTTTCGAAAGACCTACCAAAGGCCGTCGACGACCTGACACCACAAGGTCAGATTCCGAACAGCGCCAACTTTTCGATCTGATTGCTGTCCGATTCCAGCCATTTAAAAACTTTGCCCGGCGCAGTCCCCTGCGCCGGGCTTCGGTATTCTTTCTTGGGAGGAAATTTCAGTCGACCGGAAAGACCAGATGCTTCGCCTGGCGGATTGCCGGGTGAGCTGTCAGTTTGGCGAGAACGTCGTCGCCGATCGGGCCGTCGACGTAAAGGAGCGCGATCGCATCACCACCCTGCTTGTCGCGGCCGAGCTGGAAGTTGGCGATGTTGACGCCTGCTTCCCCGAGCGTCGTGCCGATGAAGCCGATCATCCCGGGAACGTCGGTGTTTGCAATGTAGACCATATGACTGCCGACATCGGCGTCGAGATTGATGCCCTTGATCTGGATGAAGCGCGGCTTGCCGTCCGAGAACACGGTGCCGGCGATCGCGCGCGTCATGCTCTCTGTAGTCACCGTGAGCTTGATGTAGCCGTCGAAGACACCGGTCTTGTCGCGCTTGACCTCGGAGAGCACGATGCCCTTTTCCTTGATCATGATCGGTGCCGAAACCATGTTGACGTCGGCAACCTGCGTGCGGATCAGACCGGCCAGCAGCGCGCTCGTCAACGCCCGGGTATTCATGTTCGCCGTGGCGCCGTCGTAGAGGATCTCGATTTCCTTGATCGGTTCATCGGTAACCTGGCCGACGAAAGCGCCGAGAACGTCGGCGAGCTTGATGAACGGCTTCAGGATCGGTGCCTCTTCAGCCGTAATCGACGGCATGTTGATAGCGTTGGAAACCGCTCCCTTGATCAGATAGTCCGCCATCTGCTCGGCAACCTGCAGGGCGACGTTTTCCTGCGCTTCGGTGGTCGATGCGCCGAGATGCGGCGTGCAGACGACGTTCGGCAGGCCGAAGAGCGGGCTTTCCTTGGCAGGCTCGACTTCGAAGACGTCGAAGGCCGCACCCGCGACATGGCCGGCCTTGATCGCTTCGGCAAGTGCTGCCTCGTCGACGAGGCCGCCGCGGGCGCAGTTGATGATGCGCACGCCGGGTTTGGTCTTGGCGAGGTTTTCAGCACCAAGGATACCGCGCGTCTTGTCGGTCATCGGCACGTGCAGCGTGATGAAATCCGCCTTGGCGAGCAGTTCGTCCAGCTCGACCTTGACAACGCCCATCTCCTCGGCGCGCTCCTTGGAGAGAAACGGGTCATAGGCGAGGACGTGCATCTTCAGACCGATGGCGCGGGCACAGACGA from Rhizobium sullae includes:
- a CDS encoding heavy metal translocating P-type ATPase, translating into MAEAARAKYKVGGMDCASCAAKINTAVRRVAGVEDVSVSVTAGTMTISHDGTSDLTAIEKKVTGLGYSVVPMTGKAPDHDHAAQDHTSPTHVHPEKEATEPHSSDHGPMGGFWWQSRKGRLTIASGAALAAAYAVGHLLPAIASYAFIAAVLIGLVPIARRAITAALSGTPFSIEMLMTIAAIGAIVIDAGEEAAAVVFLFLVGELLEGVAAGKARASIQSLTTLVPKNALLEQNGETREVLAETLAVGSVILVRPGDRISADGVIISGESAIDEAPVTGESVPVRKGTDDTVFAGTVNRDAALRVKVTAASADNTIARVIKLVEEAQESKAPTERFIDRFSRYYTPGVVAAAAFVAIIPPLLADGAWDEWIYKGLAILLIGCPCALVISTPAAIAASLSAGARRGLLMKGGAVLETLGKITAVALDKTGTLTEGKPKVTDIVPFELTAAQVLSRTAVLERNSSHPLALAILDRAKSDKVPVPPAFDVEAIPGKGMTGRVGGERLDLLSPSAARATGALTAEHEECIAALNEQGKSVSVLLVDGKAAGLIAMRDEPRRDAKVGLKMLTDAGVRIVMLTGDNERTAKAIGEQLAIDVRAELMPGDKQRIVGELKREGFVVAKVGDGINDAPALAAADVGIAMGGGTDVALEAADAAVLHGRVGDVAAMIELSKRTMRNIFENIAIALGLKAVFLVTTVIGLTGLWPAILADTGATVLVTMNALRLLRPVR
- a CDS encoding YidB family protein gives rise to the protein MDRRNLTALLGILAVVGYQNRDKIAATLREMTQDGAQPQPVGTETAGTSSQSSGEGLGGLLGGLGDLVKGGSAGGVLSGGLGGLLDQFTKNGYGDTADSWVSPGANRPIDDRQLSQALGPDVIGELTSKTGLSEDEILRRLSKDLPKAVDDLTPQGQIPNSANFSI
- the serA gene encoding phosphoglycerate dehydrogenase, whose translation is MAPRVLVSDELSETAVQIFRDRGVEVDFQPQLGKDKDKLAEIIGNYDGLAIRSATKATEKLIAAATNLKVIGRAGIGVDNVDIPAASRRGIIVMNTPFGNSITTAEHAIALMFAVARQLPQADASTQAGKWEKSKFMGVEITGKTLGVIGAGNIGSIVCARAIGLKMHVLAYDPFLSKERAEEMGVVKVELDELLAKADFITLHVPMTDKTRGILGAENLAKTKPGVRIINCARGGLVDEAALAEAIKAGHVAGAAFDVFEVEPAKESPLFGLPNVVCTPHLGASTTEAQENVALQVAEQMADYLIKGAVSNAINMPSITAEEAPILKPFIKLADVLGAFVGQVTDEPIKEIEILYDGATANMNTRALTSALLAGLIRTQVADVNMVSAPIMIKEKGIVLSEVKRDKTGVFDGYIKLTVTTESMTRAIAGTVFSDGKPRFIQIKGINLDADVGSHMVYIANTDVPGMIGFIGTTLGEAGVNIANFQLGRDKQGGDAIALLYVDGPIGDDVLAKLTAHPAIRQAKHLVFPVD